A region of Nocardioides sp. JS614 DNA encodes the following proteins:
- a CDS encoding SGNH/GDSL hydrolase family protein — protein sequence MSLHRYVALGDSFTEGVGDPDPDRPNRLRGWADRVAEHLATLEPDFRYANLAIRGRKLPAILDEQLDAGLALRPDLVTIHGGGNDVLRPRVDVDALAARYEQAIERLSTSGARVVMFTLFDPGTTGVFAAMRGRFAVFNEWVREIADRHGATLVDQWRMRDVELPAVMDSDRMHLNSAGHAYMATRVLDALGIAHELALPTLAPIPVLDRRERFTENARWTREFLAPWVRRRLTGRSSGDLVSPKYPTLVDVLAPAVPRVISPGGD from the coding sequence GTGAGCCTGCACCGGTACGTCGCCCTGGGCGACTCGTTCACCGAGGGCGTCGGCGACCCCGATCCCGACCGCCCCAACCGCCTGCGCGGCTGGGCCGACCGGGTGGCCGAGCACCTGGCGACCCTCGAGCCGGACTTCCGCTACGCCAACCTCGCGATCCGCGGCCGCAAGCTGCCCGCGATCCTCGACGAGCAGCTCGACGCCGGGCTCGCCCTGCGCCCCGACCTGGTCACGATCCACGGCGGCGGCAACGACGTGCTGCGGCCCCGGGTCGACGTCGACGCACTGGCCGCCCGCTACGAGCAGGCCATCGAGCGCCTCTCGACCAGCGGCGCCCGGGTCGTGATGTTCACGCTCTTCGACCCCGGCACGACCGGGGTCTTCGCTGCCATGCGAGGTCGCTTCGCCGTGTTCAACGAGTGGGTCCGCGAGATCGCCGACCGGCACGGGGCGACGCTGGTCGACCAGTGGCGGATGCGCGATGTCGAGCTGCCCGCGGTCATGGACTCCGACCGGATGCACCTGAACTCCGCCGGCCACGCCTACATGGCGACCCGGGTCCTCGACGCGCTCGGGATCGCCCATGAGCTGGCGCTCCCCACCCTCGCCCCCATCCCGGTGCTCGACCGCCGCGAGCGGTTCACCGAGAACGCCCGCTGGACCCGTGAGTTCCTCGCGCCCTGGGTGCGCCGGCGGCTCACCGGCCGCTCGTCCGGGGACCTGGTCAGTCCCAAGTACCCGACCCTCGTGGACGTGCTCGCCCCCGCCGTACCCCGGGTCATTTCTCCGGGCGGAGACTGA
- a CDS encoding DUF4097 family beta strand repeat-containing protein, producing the protein MTEHHFESPRPVRLLTEIGKGSVKIEAAGTTETHIEVVGRDAEQALVRQDGDQISVIGPKQRGGFFGGDSRLDVVVTLPTGSDLVVRTGSADITVTGTVGTTQLKSGSGDVEVDTADGPLVVETGSGDVRIESAGADLKAKSGSGDVLVVDAAAAVLVSTGSGDVQLWTTRGTAVVKTGSGDLKVGEAEGDVALTTGSGDLVVTRAHRGRVTVKGASGDVAIGIPAGVPVWTDISTVAGEIRSNLHGTGQPRDGADHVEVRAKTVSGDIVLSEA; encoded by the coding sequence ATGACCGAGCACCACTTCGAGAGCCCCCGGCCCGTCCGCCTGCTCACCGAGATCGGCAAGGGATCGGTGAAGATCGAGGCGGCCGGTACGACCGAGACCCACATCGAGGTCGTCGGCCGGGACGCCGAGCAGGCCCTGGTCCGTCAGGACGGGGACCAGATCAGCGTGATCGGCCCCAAGCAGCGCGGCGGCTTCTTCGGCGGGGACAGTCGACTCGACGTCGTCGTCACCCTGCCCACCGGCAGCGACCTGGTGGTCCGCACGGGCAGTGCGGACATCACGGTCACCGGCACGGTCGGCACCACCCAGCTCAAGAGCGGCTCGGGAGACGTCGAGGTCGACACCGCCGACGGCCCGCTGGTGGTCGAGACCGGCTCGGGCGACGTCCGCATCGAGTCGGCCGGCGCCGACCTCAAGGCCAAGAGCGGCTCGGGCGACGTGCTGGTGGTCGACGCGGCCGCCGCCGTCCTCGTCTCCACCGGCTCCGGCGACGTGCAGCTGTGGACCACCCGCGGCACCGCCGTCGTCAAGACCGGGTCCGGCGACCTCAAGGTCGGCGAGGCCGAGGGCGACGTCGCCCTCACCACCGGCTCCGGCGACCTGGTCGTCACCCGCGCCCACCGCGGCCGGGTCACGGTCAAGGGCGCGTCCGGGGACGTCGCGATCGGCATCCCTGCCGGCGTACCGGTGTGGACCGACATCTCCACCGTCGCCGGCGAGATCCGCTCGAACCTCCACGGCACCGGTCAGCCCCGCGACGGCGCCGACCACGTCGAGGTCCGCGCCAAGACGGTCAGCGGCGACATCGTGCTGTCCGAGGCCTGA
- a CDS encoding PASTA domain-containing protein — MDPQAYVDARWHALLRAAVDLGVPEEDAPALVRGVLAAQRRRIRRAEDPDPLVHAALAGAVRGPRPARRRPPWRVVAGTLGALAVVVAAVAVTRPDRPPTDHLDPDQVPSVFGYSERAARDLLAGLGLEVRVQPIRACEVAGRALGSDPQRGAAYRPGDSITLYSAVPASITCLTDYQRRATAWQLVDLAAGRGSGPVFADRVLVYTEVGAPTVLTRDQASDPAAWAQTGVLDDLLRAVSGVLLTAERPPTYAVPAVRIVPAAEGLGSCVPPQPSVADSGDAFAVLVLAPSRSGCPLRLEVYREDGAVDAVALYAGSS, encoded by the coding sequence ATGGACCCGCAGGCGTACGTCGACGCCCGGTGGCACGCGCTGCTGCGCGCCGCGGTCGACCTCGGCGTGCCCGAGGAGGACGCGCCGGCCCTGGTCCGCGGCGTGCTCGCCGCGCAGCGCCGGCGGATCCGCCGCGCGGAGGACCCCGACCCGCTCGTGCACGCCGCACTCGCCGGCGCGGTCCGTGGCCCCCGGCCCGCGCGCCGGAGGCCGCCGTGGCGGGTCGTCGCGGGCACCCTCGGCGCGCTCGCCGTGGTCGTCGCCGCGGTCGCCGTCACCCGGCCGGACCGGCCGCCCACCGACCACCTCGACCCCGACCAGGTGCCGTCGGTGTTCGGCTACAGCGAGCGGGCCGCCCGCGACCTGCTCGCCGGGCTCGGTCTCGAGGTCAGGGTCCAGCCGATCCGGGCGTGCGAGGTCGCGGGCCGCGCGCTGGGCAGTGACCCGCAGCGCGGCGCGGCGTACCGGCCGGGCGACTCGATCACGCTCTACTCGGCGGTGCCCGCGAGCATCACCTGCCTGACCGACTACCAACGGCGCGCCACCGCGTGGCAGCTCGTCGACCTGGCCGCCGGTCGCGGCAGCGGACCGGTGTTCGCCGATCGGGTCCTCGTCTACACCGAGGTGGGCGCCCCGACGGTGCTCACCCGGGACCAGGCCAGCGACCCGGCCGCGTGGGCGCAGACCGGCGTGTTGGACGACCTGCTGCGGGCGGTCTCCGGCGTCCTGCTGACCGCCGAGCGGCCCCCGACGTACGCCGTTCCCGCGGTGCGGATCGTGCCCGCCGCCGAAGGTCTCGGCTCGTGCGTGCCGCCGCAGCCGTCTGTCGCGGACAGTGGTGACGCGTTCGCGGTGCTGGTCCTCGCACCGAGCCGTTCGGGCTGTCCGCTGCGGCTGGAGGTCTACCGCGAGGACGGCGCCGTCGACGCGGTGGCCCTCTACGCCGGCTCGTCCTGA
- a CDS encoding pilus assembly protein HicB has product MDITPYVESLRRDLMAAAEAAGPEAREATERLAFALDPAARLALMEAVSQAAAEITAEMPEGGVDVRLTGRELDFLVHTTAPSPADAAPAPATPDDEPEDDGNVARITLRIPESVKTKAEELAARSGHSLNTWLVTVVRAATRESAINVDIDLSSIPFLSGNDPFGGKRGNRRMTGWL; this is encoded by the coding sequence ATGGACATCACGCCGTACGTCGAGAGCCTCCGCCGGGATCTCATGGCCGCCGCCGAGGCGGCCGGACCCGAGGCCCGGGAAGCGACCGAGCGGCTGGCCTTCGCCCTGGACCCGGCCGCCCGGCTCGCGCTGATGGAGGCGGTCTCCCAAGCCGCCGCCGAGATCACCGCCGAGATGCCGGAGGGCGGCGTGGACGTCCGGCTCACCGGGCGCGAGCTGGACTTCCTCGTGCACACCACCGCGCCGTCCCCCGCGGACGCCGCGCCGGCGCCCGCCACCCCCGACGACGAGCCCGAGGATGACGGCAACGTCGCCCGGATCACGCTGCGGATCCCCGAGTCGGTCAAGACCAAGGCCGAGGAGCTGGCCGCCCGCTCGGGCCACTCGCTCAACACCTGGCTGGTGACGGTGGTCCGCGCCGCCACCCGGGAGAGCGCGATCAACGTCGACATCGACCTGTCCAGCATCCCGTTCCTCAGCGGCAACGACCCGTTCGGCGGCAAGCGCGGCAACCGCCGGATGACCGGCTGGCTGTAG
- a CDS encoding siderophore-interacting protein → MAVTQARMPMILDQVQAVRVDRLSPSFVRVELGGPCLADFGVDGPLYDQRIKLIFPHGAGRLPSFTGAEESWYAAWLDRPVEERGHLRTALRRALVTDLGLDRRQVAFMGYWRRGVAMRS, encoded by the coding sequence ATGGCAGTGACCCAGGCCCGGATGCCGATGATCCTCGACCAGGTCCAGGCGGTCCGCGTCGACCGGCTCTCCCCGTCCTTCGTCCGGGTCGAGCTCGGCGGCCCCTGCCTCGCCGACTTCGGCGTCGACGGACCGCTGTACGACCAGCGGATCAAGCTGATCTTCCCCCACGGCGCCGGCCGGCTGCCGTCGTTCACCGGCGCGGAGGAGTCGTGGTACGCCGCCTGGCTCGACCGCCCGGTCGAGGAGCGCGGCCACCTGCGCACCGCGCTGCGCCGGGCCCTGGTCACCGACCTCGGGCTGGACCGCCGCCAGGTCGCCTTCATGGGCTACTGGCGTCGGGGCGTGGCCATGCGCTCGTGA
- the dcd gene encoding dCTP deaminase yields MLLSDRDILVEIDAGRVALEPYDPGMLQPSSIDVRLDRFFRVFENHKYPHIDPAADQSDLTRMVEPEGDEPFILHPGEFVLGSTYEVVTLPDDIAARVEGKSSLGRLGLLTHATAGFVDPGFSGHVTLELANVATLPIKLYPGMKIGQFCFFRLSSPSEHPYGSAKYGSRYQGQRGPTPSRSYQNFHRTPI; encoded by the coding sequence GTGCTGCTGTCAGACCGCGACATCCTGGTCGAGATCGACGCCGGGCGGGTCGCCCTCGAGCCCTACGACCCGGGCATGCTCCAGCCGTCGTCGATCGACGTCCGGCTGGACCGGTTCTTCCGGGTCTTCGAGAACCACAAGTACCCCCACATCGACCCGGCCGCCGACCAGTCGGACCTGACCCGGATGGTCGAGCCCGAGGGCGACGAGCCGTTCATCCTGCACCCGGGCGAGTTCGTGCTCGGCTCGACGTACGAGGTCGTGACGCTGCCCGACGACATCGCCGCGCGCGTGGAGGGCAAGTCCTCGCTCGGCCGTCTCGGCCTGCTCACCCACGCCACCGCGGGCTTCGTGGACCCGGGGTTCTCCGGGCACGTGACGCTCGAGCTGGCGAATGTCGCGACGCTGCCGATCAAGCTCTACCCGGGGATGAAGATCGGCCAGTTCTGCTTCTTCCGGCTCTCCTCGCCCTCCGAGCACCCCTACGGCTCGGCGAAGTACGGCTCGCGCTACCAGGGCCAGCGCGGCCCGACGCCCTCGCGGTCGTACCAGAACTTCCACCGCACCCCGATCTAG
- a CDS encoding IclR family transcriptional regulator encodes MSQVPAATRTLRVLRFLAGQPDPVALDRIMRAVDLPRSTTYHLLHAMIDEGFVVHLPEEHRFGLGPAAFELGSGYARQEPLQRIARRPLADLVDRTRQSAHLAILHGREVLYVVEERAPGRPPLVTDVGVRLPAHLTASGRAILALLPGTQVRALYSQPSDFVDRHGLGPRTLSALRRVLADARQRGHAVEDGEITPGLASVAVAVLDHNRHPVAAVALTYPQDPEAESAVGAGLAAAVAATAGALTRRIGGPADR; translated from the coding sequence ATGAGCCAGGTACCCGCCGCGACCCGGACCCTGCGGGTGCTGCGGTTCCTGGCCGGCCAGCCCGACCCGGTCGCCCTGGACCGGATCATGCGCGCCGTCGACCTGCCGCGCAGCACGACGTACCACCTGCTGCACGCGATGATCGACGAGGGCTTCGTCGTGCACCTGCCCGAGGAGCACCGGTTCGGCCTCGGCCCGGCGGCCTTCGAGCTGGGCAGCGGCTACGCGCGCCAGGAGCCGCTGCAGCGGATCGCGCGCCGGCCACTCGCCGATCTCGTCGACCGCACCCGGCAGTCCGCGCACCTGGCCATCCTGCACGGGCGCGAGGTGCTGTACGTCGTCGAGGAGCGCGCCCCCGGCCGGCCGCCGCTGGTGACCGACGTCGGCGTGCGCCTGCCCGCCCACCTGACCGCGAGCGGCCGTGCGATCCTCGCGCTGCTGCCCGGGACCCAGGTGCGCGCGCTCTACTCGCAGCCCTCGGACTTCGTCGACCGGCACGGGCTGGGACCGCGGACCCTCAGCGCGTTGCGTCGGGTCCTCGCCGACGCCCGGCAGCGCGGGCACGCGGTCGAGGACGGCGAGATCACCCCCGGGCTCGCGAGCGTCGCCGTCGCGGTCCTCGACCACAACCGGCACCCGGTCGCGGCGGTGGCCCTCACCTACCCGCAGGACCCCGAGGCCGAGAGCGCCGTGGGTGCGGGTCTCGCGGCGGCGGTCGCGGCGACCGCCGGGGCCCTGACCCGCAGGATCGGCGGCCCCGCCGACCGGTGA
- a CDS encoding (Fe-S)-binding protein, which yields MTAVLILGLVINAIALPIAGKRALFLYRLISSGQPAPDRIAGVTRRIGAAAKRQVLEVFGQRKMLKWTVPGTAHFFVMWAFFILATVYLEAYAVLFARDSGWHWFVFNSWGVLGFLQDFIAVMCTLGIVVFWAIRLRNQPQQMGRKSRFFGSHLGPAYFTLFMIFNVIWTMFLFRGAVESRDMGTEHGYGKAAFVSYLLGKVLPDSTALIGIGLLLHIGVMLAFLIFVLNSKHLHIFLAPLNVLFGREPKALGAVKPLISAGKPVTLDDIDDLDEDAKLGAGAIEDFTWKGLLDMATCTECGRCQSQCPAWNTEKPLSPKLMIMALRDASFAKAPYLLADEGKRAGLLEGSDTLTKEVERPLVGDTGDEWFYMPEDGSAVIDPDVLWSCVTCGACVEQCPVDIEHVDHIVDMRRYQVLVESNFPSELNQLFRGLENNGNPWNMSPNARLDWAKGLDFEVKVVGETIESLDEVDWLFWVGCAGAYEDRAKKTTRAVAELLDIAGVSFGVLGNGETCTGDPARRAGNEFVFQGLAQQNVETFKETRVKKVVSTCAHCFNTLKNEYKEFGIELEVVHHTQLLNRLVREGKLTPIRDGAGAHKRKITYHDPCYIGRHNGVYAPPRELLQVLPGAEVVEMERNSERSFCCGAGGARMWMEETIGERINENRTAEAVGTGADQIAVGCPFCRVMLSDGLTAQQDKGAARAEVEVLDVAQMLLASVKGEMATRHAPGSLAAAAPAARSEETKAEPEPGDATQTADTVTETADVGPAAKASGGSSLFDTPADSATATEDSSVAEEARAAKPASSGGSLFDLGGDTDSTVAAKPTPEAQTEVANTGSDTATTGSLFDLAGDQPAEQPKAAEPDAKPETESKEEAPEPPAATTPAAGADLGSGSLFDIVADEPAASAPKAAEPEPKAEPARPEPAAPAAEAKPELDLSSGGSLFDIAAPDPQELSASATAAANAASGATPEPEAAAEPEVEEPEVEEPEEPEAAAPAAEEQQSEEKPKPPAGGAAHQPKTDVDIHETGSLFDL from the coding sequence GTGACTGCAGTGCTCATCTTGGGTCTCGTGATCAACGCGATCGCCCTGCCGATCGCGGGGAAGCGGGCGCTGTTCCTCTACCGACTGATCAGCAGCGGCCAGCCCGCGCCGGACCGGATCGCGGGGGTGACCCGGCGCATCGGCGCCGCCGCCAAGCGGCAGGTGCTCGAGGTGTTCGGCCAGCGCAAGATGCTGAAGTGGACGGTGCCCGGCACCGCGCACTTCTTCGTGATGTGGGCCTTCTTCATCCTCGCCACCGTCTACCTCGAGGCGTACGCCGTCTTGTTCGCGCGCGACTCCGGGTGGCACTGGTTCGTCTTCAACAGCTGGGGCGTCCTCGGCTTCCTGCAGGACTTCATCGCCGTGATGTGCACGCTCGGCATCGTGGTCTTCTGGGCCATCCGGCTGCGCAACCAGCCCCAGCAGATGGGGCGCAAGTCCCGCTTCTTCGGCTCGCACCTCGGACCGGCGTACTTCACGCTGTTCATGATCTTCAACGTCATCTGGACGATGTTCCTGTTCCGCGGGGCGGTCGAGTCCCGCGACATGGGCACCGAGCACGGCTACGGCAAGGCGGCGTTCGTCTCCTACCTGCTCGGCAAGGTGCTGCCGGACAGCACCGCCCTGATCGGCATCGGCCTGCTCCTGCACATCGGCGTGATGCTCGCGTTCTTGATCTTCGTGCTGAACTCCAAGCACCTGCACATCTTCCTGGCGCCGCTCAACGTGCTCTTCGGCCGCGAGCCGAAGGCGCTCGGTGCGGTCAAGCCGCTGATCTCGGCGGGCAAGCCGGTCACGCTCGACGACATCGACGACCTCGACGAGGACGCCAAGCTCGGCGCCGGGGCGATCGAGGACTTCACCTGGAAGGGCCTGCTCGACATGGCGACCTGCACCGAGTGCGGTCGATGCCAGTCGCAGTGCCCGGCCTGGAACACCGAGAAGCCGCTGTCGCCGAAGCTGATGATCATGGCGCTGCGCGACGCGTCGTTCGCGAAGGCGCCGTACCTCCTCGCCGACGAGGGCAAGCGCGCCGGCCTCCTCGAGGGCAGCGACACGCTCACCAAGGAGGTGGAGCGGCCACTGGTCGGCGACACCGGTGACGAGTGGTTCTACATGCCCGAGGACGGCTCCGCGGTCATCGACCCCGACGTGCTCTGGTCCTGCGTCACCTGCGGCGCCTGCGTCGAGCAGTGCCCGGTCGACATCGAGCACGTCGACCACATCGTCGACATGCGCCGCTACCAGGTGCTGGTCGAGTCGAACTTCCCCAGCGAGCTCAACCAGCTGTTCCGCGGCCTGGAGAACAACGGCAACCCGTGGAACATGTCGCCCAACGCGCGGCTGGACTGGGCCAAGGGCCTGGACTTCGAGGTCAAGGTCGTCGGCGAGACGATCGAGTCGCTCGACGAGGTCGACTGGCTGTTCTGGGTCGGCTGCGCCGGCGCGTACGAGGACCGTGCGAAGAAGACGACCCGCGCGGTCGCCGAGCTGCTCGACATCGCCGGGGTGAGCTTCGGCGTCCTCGGCAACGGGGAGACCTGCACCGGCGACCCGGCCCGGCGCGCCGGCAACGAGTTCGTCTTCCAGGGCCTCGCCCAGCAGAACGTCGAGACGTTCAAGGAGACCCGGGTCAAGAAGGTCGTCTCGACCTGCGCCCACTGCTTCAACACGCTCAAGAACGAGTACAAGGAGTTCGGCATCGAGCTCGAGGTCGTGCACCACACCCAGCTGCTCAACCGGCTGGTGCGCGAGGGCAAGCTGACCCCGATCCGTGACGGTGCCGGCGCGCACAAGCGCAAGATCACCTACCACGACCCGTGCTACATCGGCCGCCACAACGGCGTCTACGCACCGCCCCGCGAGCTGCTGCAGGTGCTGCCCGGCGCCGAGGTCGTCGAGATGGAGCGCAACTCCGAGCGGTCCTTCTGCTGCGGTGCCGGCGGCGCGCGGATGTGGATGGAGGAGACGATCGGCGAGCGGATCAACGAGAACCGCACCGCCGAGGCCGTCGGCACCGGCGCCGACCAGATCGCGGTCGGGTGCCCGTTCTGCCGGGTGATGCTCTCCGACGGGCTCACCGCCCAGCAGGACAAGGGCGCCGCCCGTGCCGAGGTCGAGGTCCTCGACGTCGCGCAGATGCTGCTCGCCTCGGTCAAGGGCGAGATGGCGACCCGGCATGCCCCCGGCTCCCTGGCCGCCGCGGCACCCGCCGCTCGCTCGGAGGAGACGAAGGCCGAGCCGGAGCCCGGCGACGCCACCCAGACGGCCGACACCGTCACCGAGACCGCCGACGTCGGGCCGGCCGCGAAGGCCTCCGGCGGGTCGTCGCTGTTCGACACCCCGGCCGACTCGGCGACCGCCACCGAGGACAGCTCCGTCGCGGAGGAGGCCCGGGCCGCCAAGCCGGCGTCCTCGGGCGGTTCGCTGTTCGACCTCGGCGGGGACACCGACTCCACCGTCGCGGCGAAGCCGACCCCCGAGGCGCAGACCGAGGTGGCCAACACCGGCAGCGACACCGCGACCACCGGGTCGCTGTTCGACCTCGCCGGCGACCAGCCGGCCGAGCAGCCGAAGGCGGCCGAGCCGGACGCGAAGCCCGAGACGGAGTCGAAGGAGGAGGCTCCCGAGCCGCCGGCCGCGACGACCCCGGCCGCCGGCGCGGACCTCGGATCCGGCTCGCTGTTCGACATCGTCGCCGACGAGCCGGCCGCCTCGGCGCCGAAGGCCGCCGAGCCCGAGCCCAAGGCCGAGCCCGCGCGGCCCGAGCCCGCCGCACCCGCGGCCGAGGCGAAGCCCGAGCTCGACCTGAGCTCGGGTGGCTCGCTGTTCGACATCGCGGCCCCCGACCCGCAGGAGCTCAGTGCTTCGGCCACCGCGGCCGCCAACGCCGCGTCCGGCGCGACGCCTGAGCCGGAGGCCGCGGCCGAGCCGGAGGTCGAGGAGCCGGAGGTCGAGGAGCCCGAGGAGCCCGAGGCCGCCGCACCCGCGGCCGAGGAGCAGCAGTCCGAGGAGAAGCCGAAGCCGCCGGCCGGCGGCGCGGCGCACCAGCCGAAGACCGACGTCGACATCCACGAGACCGGCTCGCTCTTCGACCTCTAG
- a CDS encoding sodium:solute symporter family protein → MATDTIISANAVDYVIVALYFAVVLGIGVVARRQISDSVDFFLSGRSLPAWVTGLAFISANLGAVEIMGMSASGAEFGLPTVHYFWIGAIPAMLFLGVVMMPFYYGSKVRSVPEFMRRRFGTGAHLVNAVSFAVAQLLIAGINLFLLGSIVHALLGWPLWVALIVAAAIVLSYITLGGLSAAIYNEVLQFFVIVAGLLPLTLIGLHRIGGWGGLTDKITEAAQAHPDAIPPADQQLNSWPGLPLTGFDSSLLSVIGIVFGLGFVLSFGYWTTNFVEVQRAMASNSISSARKTPIIGAFPKMFVPFITIIPGMIAAVLVTEIGKVKAGQSVPGGASGDGVAYNDALLYLMRDVLPNGLLGLAITGLLAAFMAGMAANVSAFNTVFSYDLWQQYVVKDRDDHYYLVIGRIATVAATVVAIFTAGLASNFSNIMNYLQVLFGFFNAPLFATFILGMFWKRMSAAAGWVGLVAGTVSAVIVAFLSEDAFGSWSTGALPISGQGAAFVAAGVAFVVDIVLSVAISLVTPPKPVEELRGLVYSETPREDLVDPDEASHPWYQRTLPLAGVALVLVIILNVIF, encoded by the coding sequence CTGGCCACCGACACGATCATCTCGGCCAACGCCGTCGACTACGTGATCGTCGCCCTGTACTTCGCGGTCGTGCTCGGCATCGGGGTCGTGGCGCGCCGCCAGATCTCCGACTCCGTCGACTTCTTCCTCTCCGGCCGCTCCCTGCCCGCCTGGGTCACCGGGCTCGCCTTCATCTCCGCGAACCTCGGCGCAGTCGAGATCATGGGGATGTCGGCATCGGGAGCCGAGTTCGGGCTGCCGACCGTCCACTACTTCTGGATCGGCGCGATCCCCGCGATGCTGTTCCTGGGCGTCGTGATGATGCCCTTCTACTACGGCTCCAAGGTCCGCTCGGTCCCCGAGTTCATGCGCCGCCGGTTCGGCACCGGTGCGCACCTGGTCAACGCCGTCTCGTTCGCGGTCGCGCAGCTGCTGATCGCCGGCATCAACCTGTTCCTCCTCGGCAGCATCGTGCACGCGCTGCTGGGCTGGCCGCTGTGGGTGGCGCTGATCGTCGCGGCCGCGATCGTGCTCTCCTACATCACGCTCGGCGGGCTGAGCGCGGCGATCTACAACGAGGTGCTGCAGTTCTTCGTGATCGTCGCGGGCCTGCTGCCGCTGACCCTGATCGGGCTGCACCGCATCGGCGGCTGGGGCGGGCTGACCGACAAGATCACCGAGGCCGCCCAGGCCCACCCCGACGCCATCCCGCCGGCCGACCAGCAGCTGAACTCCTGGCCGGGCCTCCCGCTGACCGGGTTCGACTCCTCGCTGCTGTCGGTGATCGGGATCGTCTTCGGTCTCGGGTTCGTGCTGTCCTTCGGCTACTGGACCACCAACTTCGTCGAGGTCCAGCGCGCGATGGCCTCCAACTCGATCTCCTCGGCCCGCAAGACGCCGATCATCGGCGCGTTCCCGAAGATGTTCGTCCCCTTCATCACGATCATCCCCGGCATGATCGCCGCCGTCCTCGTCACCGAGATCGGCAAGGTGAAGGCAGGTCAGAGCGTGCCCGGCGGAGCGTCGGGCGACGGGGTCGCCTACAACGACGCGCTGCTCTACCTGATGCGCGACGTGCTGCCCAACGGGCTGCTCGGCCTGGCGATCACCGGCCTGTTGGCCGCGTTCATGGCCGGCATGGCCGCGAACGTCTCCGCGTTCAACACCGTGTTCAGCTACGACCTGTGGCAGCAGTACGTCGTCAAGGACCGCGACGACCACTACTACCTGGTGATCGGCCGGATCGCGACGGTGGCGGCGACCGTGGTCGCGATCTTCACCGCCGGCCTGGCCAGCAACTTCAGCAACATCATGAACTACCTCCAGGTGCTGTTCGGGTTCTTCAACGCGCCGTTGTTCGCGACCTTCATCCTCGGCATGTTCTGGAAGCGGATGTCCGCGGCCGCCGGCTGGGTCGGCCTCGTGGCCGGCACGGTCTCGGCCGTGATCGTCGCGTTCCTCAGCGAGGACGCGTTCGGCTCCTGGAGCACCGGGGCGCTGCCGATCAGCGGTCAGGGCGCGGCGTTCGTCGCCGCCGGCGTCGCCTTCGTGGTCGACATCGTGCTGAGCGTCGCGATCTCGCTCGTCACCCCGCCGAAGCCGGTCGAGGAGCTGCGCGGCCTGGTCTACTCCGAGACCCCGCGCGAGGACCTCGTCGACCCGGACGAGGCGTCCCACCCGTGGTACCAGCGCACGCTCCCGCTCGCCGGGGTGGCCCTGGTCCTGGTCATCATCTTGAACGTCATCTTCTAG